ATGAGACACTGTGTTGCGTAGTTTAGCTTCGTCTTCAGTGATGAagaacggttatcttgaggtgatttcggggcttttttttttagtgtccccgcggcccggtcctcgaccaggcctccacccccaggaagcagcccgtgacagctgactaacacccaagtacctattttactgctaggtaacaggggcatagggtgagagaaactctgcccattgtttctcgccggcgcctgggattgaacccaggatcacaagtcccgcgtgctgtccgctcggccgaccggctccctgaggtGAGATGCGACATCTGTAAGGTCCGCCTGTTAGAATTAAGGTAAGGAATGCCAATTTTGGGGGCTGTGGCTGTAATCTTACAGATCACTCGGCCATTTTTCTTGTGCAGCAAAGGAAAGATTAGCGATTCAGTCGTTAAGATTGTATGTTACTCGCCTGTTCTACGTCGTTATTGCTCTTGGCGCTGGCAGCTTCTTTCTCTTCTAATCTCTCCTGCGGCGTCTTTTGGTTCATCGTCTCCTCTAAGTAGATAGTGTAGAGGTCCTTCAACCACTTGTCTATCAGGCCAGCTTGGACACAGCGCCACATGACCTTGTCAAACATTCTCCCGTAAGGTGCTCCCTGTGCAGGGAGCCAGAGAATAAAAATACAGTaaggatataaaatatttataaaatcaactcATTCCTGTCCTTTCCAATCATTTATCACAGACTGTGAAAGGCAGGAGAGGTATATCTCAAATTAATATTCCTGAACCAGTTGTCTCTCTCTACAACAAGTCTGTGTAAATTCAGATATACAAAAGTCAATTAACTGAATCCAAGTCAAAACGCTACTCCACTAAAAGGAGCTTTGAACGTGAGACCATGAAAATCTCAAAAGAGCTTTGAACTTGAGACTATAAAAATCTCAAGAACTTTGAACGTGAGACCATGAAAATCTCAAGAACTTTGAACGTGAGACCATGAAAATCTCAAAAGAGCTTTGAACTTGAGACCATGAAAATCTCAAGAGCTTTGAACGTGAGACCATGAAAATCTTAGAGCTTTGAACGTGAGACCATGAAAATCTCAAAACCACAGAACCCTGCTACAAGAATTACCTTGGGGAAAGCCCAACCATATCCACCAGGAAAAAAGTTCTCAGAAGCCACATGCAAGTCTGTCTTGCCTCCCAGGCTTGTGAACTTGGTACTAACGATCGTCTCTAAGTTACTCTTGAAGTAGATGTAAGCGTAGTGACCGGCTGCGACGCGCTGCATGCTCTCGGAGGACGAGTAGAAGCTCATTTCCTTAAACATTTTCTGATAGAGTGTCACGTTGGAGGTCGAGAAGAGCTGGAACTCTGATCCCTGTGACGGTGGAGAGGGACTTGAGACATGTGGAGGAGTGACTCAAGATGTTGGGACATTAAGATCATGCATCGACAGTGATTCTGTAGTGTGGTTACGCCTGTAACGAGGCTTTtcaacacacacacgtcccattaTCAGGTTTCAACAGTttatgttaaattattttatGTTTAATTCTAGTCGATTCGTACTGAGAAACATAATTTTGTTTCGCATTCATTTCACATCGAAAAAATTTATTTTTTACAGAAATTAAGAAAAATCGGAAATTTTTTACAGAAATTAAGCAAGCAAATCAAAGCATAAATAAACGGATTAAAGCTAAAGGAATACTGGAATTACATCTATAAACATCCGTTATCAGTAATTTGAAGGGGAACTATGAAGAGAAAGCGCTAAGTCGTTACGACTATGTAGCCTTTGGAAAtttaggataagaatttgggatgggacgggggaaaggaatggtgtccaaccacttggacggtcggggattgaacgccgacctgcatgaagcgagaccgtcgctctaccatccagcccaagtggttgggtaattaTCAGTAAGATTTTGAATGTTATTTTTCAGCTATCTTGCTCCTGTTATAGACCCTATTTATGTTATATAGTTCAACTTTTGTTACCATACTTTAGAATGGGCATAATTTCACTTGAACGGATACAGATAATCTCAGAAACAGTTATATCTCTACGTTAGCTAATTTATTTATCCGGAACAATATTCTTTGTGTTAATTGTTAATTGTTAAAATTGGTAAATAGATTTATTGATTTCATTCGTAAAAGATTTGAGCGTTGATTTAACTTACCTAAAAGTCGACGATCCATACCTGAGCATCAATGCATTTTATCCAATGGATAATCCCCTTATCCTAGAGACTATATGCATCTTACCCGAACGTCAAAGTACCACTATCGACGCGTCGATGTACGTCACCTTAGCGTCGATCATGCCGAACTTGAGGTTGGACCGCAGAAGCTGGTGCAGTGTGTCGATGGTTGGCGGGATTGAGGGGGCTGCTAGGGTAGCTGTCAGTGAAGTCTTGTAGTATGATGTCACCAGGAAGGAGTACACCAACCAGAACCCCAGAAGAACCTGtcaggggttatcttgagttatctttaggttatcttgagatgatttcggggctttttagtgtccacaCCAACCAGAACCCCAGGAGAACCTGtcaggggttatcttgagttatctttaggttatcttgagatgatttcggggctttttagtgtccacaCCAACCAGAACCCCAGAAGAACCTGtcaggggttatcttgagttatctttaggttatcttgagatgatttcggggctttttagtgtccacaCCAACCAGAACCCCAGAAGAACCTGtcaggggttatcttgagttatctttaggttatcttgagatgatttcggggctttttagtgtccccgcggcccggtcctcgaccaggcctccacccccaggaagcagcccgtgacagctgactaacacccaggtacctattttactgctaggtaacaggggcatagggtgaaagaaactctgcccattgtttctcgccggcgcctgggatcgaacccaggaccacaggatcacaagtccagcgtgctgtccgctcggccgaccggctccccgaccgGGGTGGTGGATGCTgagggatggtgatggtggtagtggtgatggtggtgatggtggtgatggtgatagtggtagtggtgatggtggtagtggtgatggtggtgatggtggtagtggtgatggtggtgatggtggtagtggtgatggtggtgatggtggtagtggtgatggtgatggtggtagtggtgatggtggtagtggtggtgatgaccagtccacatactagaaagtgaagggacgacgacgtttcggttcgttctggatcattctcaagtaaaTTCTCACAatcgaattgagaatggtccaggacggaccgaaacatcttaATCTTAAAATTGTGTGCAGAATTGAGACAGGATTCGGTTAGGTGTTCAGATTCTGTTGACAATTATCCATGCTTGTATGACGTAGGTTAAGCATTTAGTGAAGTGTGATTCGAAACATTTGAAGTGATTCAAATTCTAAAACAATTATGAATCGCATATAAACTTCTTTTTATCAATAAAGAGGGTAAACAACTGCTGAATTAACGAGCAGTTGTTTTGAGGAATAACTGAAATATATGAACGATAATTCTGCAGGCTAAAAGGAGAGATATATAAGAATAATCAAGTACATAAACTTAAAATACCTTCGGATACTCCAGTATAGACTATTTAAGAATAAGTCAAATTAATCATTTAAGATGATCAGTGAATGTGAAGCTGGGGCccggggaccagattcacgaagtagttacgcaagtacttacgaacgtgtacatcttcaatctttgacggctttggttacatttattaaacagtttacaagcgtgaaaacttgccaatcaactgttcttattgttataaacagcctcctggtgcttcggagctcattaactgtttaataattgtaaacaaagccgccaaagattgagaaaagatctacaggttcgtaagtacttgcgtaactacttgtgAATCTGGGCCCCAGGGCATCTTACCTTGCCGGCCGAGAACCAGGCCATCCTTGGAAGAGGTTGGCCGAGGAAGGCCCCGAAGATATATATGAAAGCCCTTGAGGGAGTCACGACGGACGAGCCGAAGACGGCCTGGGCTCGGAAGATGACCCAGTagagcaccacagccaccaccacagatgCCGacgacaccacccacacctgacctgtGTGtgaaacccgttctcgcacttgctttttagtcaatattggcttatttaataagtgcatatgtgacatactaattgattgtgaatattttaatcaattagtatgtcacatatgtacttattaaataagctaatattgactataagcaagtgcgagaacgggttggtgtgtgtgtgggggggggcgaacCAGGGTTTGACATCTGTGGTTTCTGGTGTAATTATATACATTCATATCTGTTGGAAAGGGATTTTTTTAACAGGCTTAACAGGCGCGAACAAGATAACAAGATTGAGTTTATCCAAGTTTTCTAATTGTTGAATGTTGTTTTCTAATTATTTTTTTCAGTTGAATGGAATCAAGGAACTTTTCATAGGTTATTAAATTTGAACACAGACACTACTTCCTTTATTTttgtatctgtctctctctctctctctctctctctctctctctctctctctctctctctctctctctctctctctctctctctctctctctctctctctctctctctccccttacaTCTATCGATCTCCATCCACCTAGACTAGTCAGTTTAGCGATGGCGCTGTTCTTTGCAAAGTTGGCGTCCGCTTCCTCATGGCCCAAGTGGATAGACGCCGCTCCTTCActctatcctcatatccctgaTCTCTAGAGTCCGCATCTCCACTCTGATTTTCACTTCCGATTACATACATGAGACAGAAATGTGTAAATACAATATCGCCCCTATCctaacaccacctccctccccaaTCCCATACCTCCCCTATtatcccctccccccttacccaTGTCCCCCCATACTCACCACTGAAGGGGGTGATAAGCTTGAGCCAAGGGGGCTGATGGCGGCTCTTGGCCGTCACAAAGCTCAGGGGGTCGAGGTAATACATGCGAGTGAAATCGACGATTCGAGTCCGTTCAAAAGTCACTGATAGCACGAGGGAGAAGTTGGCTCGTCCGGACTCCACCTCTCCGACCACGCCCGTCCAGTGGCCCTGTCGGTGTTCGGAAATGTAAAAGAGCCGAAGGTTGCGTTGTTACAGTGTTCGAAATGTAATGATTTTATTTTTTTACTATCTCAGATAAGGTTATCTCAGATTACTCAGATTACTATCTATCTCAGATTACCATTAACAATGGTaatcaaaatatatattaattttctcCTGTCCTCCTCTTGGGCGggacggtagggcgacggtctcagttcatgcaggtcggcgttcaatccccgaccgtccaagtggttgggcactattcctttcccctcgtcccatcccaaatctttatcctgaccccttcgaagtgctatatagtcgtaatgtcttggcgatttccccctgacaattccctccctcactcctgtccTCTGCGGACTGGTTGAGAGATCTGCTAGACACCATAGTATAGTGAGTCATTTGAGCACTCGACACTTTGAATGGTTggataccattcctttcccccgtcccatcccaaatccttatcctgaccccttcccagtgctatatagtcgtaatggcttggcgctttcccctgataaacaATTAAATCGAGCATACAAGGTGATTGTAATGGTTTTTACACTACTTAgcagcatacatatatatatgtattctcaGCTATCTTACACACACGCGACCAGATATGTGTTCTGCTACATATAGTACAGCCAACTCCTACATATGTTCTCCTACATAAATGCCAACGTCGACATGTAATTAAACGTCGACCTTCGTACCAGTGTCGATAGTTGGCCGACATCGACACTTGATGTCGATATCTGCACCAGTGTCGAGATTCGAGCCAGCGTCGACATCCAACGTCGATATCTAAGTGCATGTGAAAAGTTAATTTTCAAGTGAATACCTGTAACTGATGTCTATAAATCATCTAACGACACTATTGTCACTATTACCGGTATCACTCGCGATTCCATCAATTTTCAATTCGTTGCAAGTTGAGTGGAAACCAGTCCATCAAGACAGGATCGCTTCGAAGTCAATTACTACCAAACATAGCTTTTaaatgcaggtgatgagtcactataacgtggctgaagtatgttgaccagaccacacactagaagttgaagggacgacgacgtttcggtccgtcctggaccattctcaagtcgattgtgacaatcgacttgagaatggtccaggacggaccgaaacgtcgtcgtcccttcaacttctagtgtgtggtctggtcaacatagcttTTAAACGTTATAACTGGACCAGTCAATCGATCACGCGGTCATTAATGACTCTTTCGCGTGTCTGTTGGTCTGAGATCACTTAAGATTAAGTCAGCAAATGCAGCATTGGAACTATGCAGTTATGTTGCCTTAAGGGGCTTTCGTATAACTACCTAACATTGGCCATTCTGTCGTGTCTTACGAACGGCTCCCCGCCACACACTCACCGAAAgtgcgacgttgctacaacgttcgaacaagttttaacacctaaccagttataacaaccaatatagcaaattgtaacaacgttctaatacgtcataaacacgttaagccaagatataacaactttattacacgtTTTAACAATCGGAAAATAGAgatagttacggtttgtgtttccaggatcCTCCCTGAATGTAATCAGGTCGAAATGCATTTCGTGTAGCTTATGATATTGGGCAGTTTTGCttaaaataaatacatattatgtTGCTTTTATTTAGGGGGAACTGGGTTGAACTGTGATGGGTATTAAAGCCAGATGGAATGTCCCCAAGTCTTGGTGAAATGTCAAGCTCCGGCCGTGCCTCGGAACTTAAGCTTAAGTTCCACGTCTAAGCTTAATTATCggaggtcaatcacccagctggttatcttgaggttatcttgagatgatttcggggctttagtgtccccgcggcccggtcctcgaccaggcctccacccccaggaagcagcccgtaacaactgactaacacccaggtacctattttgctgctaggtaacaggggcatagggtgaaagaaactctgcccattgtttctcgccggcgtccgggatcgaacccgggaccacaggatcacaagtccagggtgctgtccgctcggccgaccgactcccccaAGACATAAAGACATTTAaatgatcaaatccacaagggccgtgacgaggattctgggatgctctcggacgcaggttcgaatcctcgtcacggcccttggggatttgttcagttgatgcatcacgcaattgtaatttctgtgtgaAAAGacatttacacacagaaatttACACACGTCTTTTCCTATCTCTTTTACGAAGTAAAAAACACACAACAAAGGACTGTTTAGTGAAGACTATTGCTGGGGTGTGATTTACACTCCACACATAATCTATCATTTTAGCGAAACGAGACCTGACGGAAATTAACGAGAGTTTGCGAAAATGATGGTTTCCAATACACATCGGTCAGCGTGATGCTGCCTCCACTTATTGACACCTCTCTCCAAACTTTTCACCTTCGTTACTCTGGTTCTCAAATTAGCGTTTCAGGGGTTGACAGCTCGTTGCCAAACTCCAGCCATGCATCACCTGTAttgcaaccccctcccccctcaccccctcatcacgacccctcccccccctctcacacataGTGATGAATGTGTGTACTTTAATTGTTTATCTCACCCAATTGTGCGTCCAGGAGTTGAGATTCAGCTCCTGGGTTCCACGAAAAGtgtattcatacatatatatatatatatatatatatatatatatatatatatatatatatatatatatatattattttattcccCAAGTTCAACAAGGGATCAGGTTTGCCAGTTGTCCTGTTGACCGACCGCCTGTTCCCATCACCTATATCCATCACGTTGCACTTTCTAGAGTTCACTTCTAATAGCCACTTGTTTTGATTATCTTTGATTGCACGAGTCTCGTTTATATTATTTTACAGTGTCCTTCCGCTTGTTCATTTCCACAATTAAGAATTGGATTGGTAATAGTGACCATGTGAACCGCATTGGCAATGCCTGTAACACCACTGTAATTCTGCTGTAACTCTTCTTTATCGCCCCTTTAACGCCACTATATAGCTTTTTGTAACTCCACTGTATAGCTTTTTGTAACTCCACTGTATAGCTTTTTGTAACGTCACTGTATAGCTTTTTGTAACGCCACTATATAGCTTTTTGTAACGTCACTGTATAGCTTTTTGTAACTCCACTGTATAGCTTTTTGTAACGCCACTGTATAGCTTTTTGTAACGCCACTATATAGCTTTTTGTAACGCCACTATATGTACCCGCTGTAACGCCACTGTAACGCAGCTGGAGCACCCCGGCAACACTACTGTAACTTAACTAACACTACGATAACAATCCTGTAACACAactgaaggggtcaggataaggatctgggatgggacgggggaaaggaatggtgccccaaccacttgtataGTCGggaactgaacgccgacctgcatgaagcgagaccgtcgctctaccgtcctgagATAACAGACAGTCCTAATTATAGAATTCCGTGGCCAAGATGGGAATCGAACGAGTCtcctgtcctccccccccccagtggctggggggggggggacaggagaaataacgtggctgaaatatattgaccaaaccacacactagaaggtgaagggacgacgacgtttcggtccgtcctggaccattctcacaatcgacttgagaatggtccaggacggaccgaaacgtcgtcgttgttccttcactttctagtgtgtggtctggtcaacttctgTAAAGTTAGTAGAGTCAGTAAAGTTACTTACGTCGTCCTTCAGGAAGCCCCAGAGACCATCAACAGGCATGACCAAGTCGTAAGTGAAATTTAGCTTCCTGGCGATCTCGTTTAGAATAAAGATATCTAGCGATGGCCTGGCCTTTACCCTCCTGGAACCAGGGTTTACCTCGAAGTCCGTGAAGGGTCGGAAGTCCAACGTGACGCCAACCATCCTGAGACCGTAGAAGTTGGCCATCTGCTCGGGGAATAGTTTTCTTCTGGTGTGTAAAACTCTTCCTTTGGACCACGTGGTGATCTGTTGAACCTCCGGTGAGCCTGAGTGATGATACAGCTGCCGGTTGAGCACTTGCCACCAGGATCCTCTACGCCCTGTCTTCTTCACAAGGGCTGCTACGTGTTCCTCTTGGCTAAGACGCTTATCTAAGAGGAATTCGCTGGCGTGAGTGACGCTAGCGGCCCGAGCGACGATATATCGGTTGATATGTTTCTTGGAGAGGTCAGTGATGGCCGCCAGGAGCTGAGGACGTAGCAAGAGTGGGTGTGGGGCCATGTAGACGACACACGAGTATGTGGTCACGCTCAGCAGGTTCTCCTTGATAAACTCTATGGTGTTTTGGGCTTCAATGTAgttgtttgggttgatgataacgTGATCACGGCCCC
This DNA window, taken from Procambarus clarkii isolate CNS0578487 chromosome 76, FALCON_Pclarkii_2.0, whole genome shotgun sequence, encodes the following:
- the LOC123771561 gene encoding glutamate receptor ionotropic, kainate glr-3-like; this translates as MTSYSLVIVTALMYMTKELMVVDALGNSTIYTEDDEELASLMELLAEQYAPRCLRVVVGDARLWNGNWGRDHVIINPNNYIEAQNTIEFIKENLLSVTTYSCVVYMAPHPLLLRPQLLAAITDLSKKHINRYIVARAASVTHASEFLLDKRLSQEEHVAALVKKTGRRGSWWQVLNRQLYHHSGSPEVQQITTWSKGRVLHTRRKLFPEQMANFYGLRMVGVTLDFRPFTDFEVNPGSRRVKARPSLDIFILNEIARKLNFTYDLVMPVDGLWGFLKDDGHWTGVVGEVESGRANFSLVLSVTFERTRIVDFTRMYYLDPLSFVTAKSRHQPPWLKLITPFSGQVWVVSSASVVVAVVLYWVIFRAQAVFGSSVVTPSRAFIYIFGAFLGQPLPRMAWFSAGKVLLGFWLVYSFLVTSYYKTSLTATLAAPSIPPTIDTLHQLLRSNLKFGMIDAKGSEFQLFSTSNVTLYQKMFKEMSFYSSSESMQRVAAGHYAYIYFKSNLETIVSTKFTSLGGKTDLHVASENFFPGGYGWAFPKGAPYGRMFDKVMWRCVQAGLIDKWLKDLYTIYLEETMNQKTPQERLEEKEAASAKSNNDVVLNLDHLQGAFFSLLLGTAAGVLLLLMECVFSRFLSSVALTSNCPLGQSHASGSIMKPIVLMCRR